The DNA region TAAGGTCTGATATTTTTTCCTACCAGTAATTTCTGTTTAGCAACCGCAATCTCACGATACCCTAAACGAAGGTATAATTTGGTTTCTGTTTTTTCTTTTCCATTGGCAAACCTAGCCAGACGACCTAGTTCAATTTCTAATTCCTCAATTTCATCCTCTAAAACTAAAATGTAAAGTTGGATGAGTAGGCTTTGTGTCCTTCGGAGTTCAGAATATGATCTTCCTAAATCCATTTGTAAATGGAGAATTTCTGATTCGATATGGTGTTGGACACAACGTTTGAAGTATTTTTTTTGGTCTTCTGTTCCTCGATTGCTAATTGTGGAATTTAAAATGCGTAGAAACTCGTAGTTGTCCTTAAGTCCGTAGCTAACACGAATTAACTGGGTAGCTTTAGAACTGGACTGGTCCGGTGTCATCTCTCCGATTGCAGTGAGGAAGAGTAATAATATTACCGAAAAACGTTTCATCTATGAAAATAGTTTCGGCCGTACACAGAAAACATTAGCATGATAAAAAAGAAAAGACATCTACGTCTCATATTTTAGAATTATGTCGAGAGGAACCTGTGCAAAAGTTAGGAACACTACCAACTTCCCCTTTGGAAGCCATTGACCTCCTTAAGTCCGAAATGAACCAACCGGTCTGGGAATCACGTCTTTTAGATTTGATGAAACTTGCAGCCGATGGTGACAAAAATACTTGGGCTTTGATCTACCAAATCATACGAGAAGCCGACTCAGGTCGACTCAGTTGGGGGTATCATAAACCATTACTCTCTGGAATGGTTTACCTTCTCTCTTATGTAGGTGATTCCAAAAGTTATCGGGTTTTATTGAATTATGTCAAATCCTTGGATCGAGCCATCCCCATTGGTGCCATGGAACTTATCTCAGATTTATTGCCTACTTTTGAAGAACTAGACATTCGTGAATTGTTTACCATCGCTTCCAACATGGATGAACTGAAGTCTGCCTTTGGAGTTTTGGCTTTATGCAAACTCAATATGGAAAATAGGCTTTCCGATGAAGAAAAAGAAAAACTAAAAGATTTTTTAAGTACATATAAAAATTATAAATATTACCTCACCGATACAATCGAAATCACATTAGAACAATTAAACGAAACTGATGCGAGTGACATGTTGACGGAGTTAGATGGAATTTTTCAATGAAAGCAGCAGTTCTCCCACAAGGTTCAAGATCTCTTGAAATTCAAGAATTAGATCTTCCACCACTACTTCCAAACCAAGTAAAAATCAAAGTCAAAGCTTGTGGCATTTGTGGTTCCGACATTCATTTGGTTCTTCATGGCAAAATGAAAGCAAGTTACACACCCTGTGTTCCTGGCCACGAAACTTCCGGTGTTGTAGAAGAAGTTGGAGAACAAACCACCAAATTCAAAAAAGGGGATCGTGTGGTTGTTAGTGCAGGAACTTCCTGCGGAAAATGTAAACATTGTTTGGTGGGACGTGAAAATCTTTGCGAAGAAATTGGAGTCCTTGGTTTCAACCAAAGAGGTGGGTTTGCCGAGTATTTACAAATCGAAGAACGTTACCTCCATCATTTACCTGAGGGAATTCCATTTACGGAAGGTGCCATACTTGCAGATGCAGTTTCAACTCCTTACCATGCTGTCAAATACCAAGGAGAAATCAAACCTGGTGACACTGTTGCCATCATTGGCTGCGGGGGACTCGGAATCCATGGGGTTGCCATCGCTAAAGCATTAGGAGCTGGAAGAATTTTTGCTGTCGATATTGATAGTGGGTCATTAGAAAATGCAAAGGCTTATGGTGCCGACGAACTGATACTTGTAGAAAAAAATATGCAAGTAGGTAAGGTTTTAAAAGAAAAATCTGGCGGTATTGATCTGTTATGCGATTTTTCTGGTTATATGCCTAACATCGAAAATTCAGTCCGCGCCATGAACCGTGGTGGGCGGATTGTCCTCGTGGGAATCGGCAGAAACAAATTAGAAATCCCGATGCCATTTTTTCTAATAGAAAGACAAATTCGGATCACAGGTTCTTATGGTTCGGACAGAAGGGCCATTCCTGAACTCATCCAACTCTATCAGGATAAAAAGTTAAGTCTTACTAAATCCATCAGTGGAGTTCATAAGTTGGAAGATACCAATGAATATTTACATGCTTTGGAAGAAAAAAAAGGGAACCCGATTCGCTTCATCATCAATCCAGAATTATAAGTTTTGGATTTTTTGATTTGTTTTATTTTATTTAATTTCTAAAAGTAGGAAACTCAAATCATCCATTTGGTATTTCCATCCAACCGAGAATTTAAAAAGAGAATCTTGGATGACCTTGGCCAAATCTTGGAATTTTTGATACCGGTTATCCCATAACAACGATTTGAGTTTTTCTTCACCAAAACTATCACCTGCCTCATTTAACAAATCAAAGATTCCATCGGTATAAAGTAAAATTTTATCACCTGGCTGGAGTGTTACGGTTTCTTCCGCATAAGGCAAATGAGAAAACAAACCTAATGGTTTTCCTTTCACATTCAAATGAATGATATTTGACTCTGAATTTCGAATGAGAAAAAAACCTGGATGGCCCGCGTTACTAAATGTAGCTGTATAAGATTCTGTATCAATGAAAACATACGATGCTGTGATAAATAAGTTTTTTGTTTTACCCACCAAATGTCTGTTCATTGAATGAAACACTCGTGAGGGAAATTGTAAATAGGCACTCGCACCCACAAAGGCCATTTTAGACATAGCTGCCACCATCGCAGAAGAAATTCCATGTCCAGAAACATCTGCCATCAGAATGGCCCAATTTCCCATACTATCTTTTGTATGGTCAAAATAATCTCCACCCACCGACTCTAAGTTTTGCGAAAACCCAATGATCCGAATTCGATCGTCTTCATTATATTTGGATGATAACAATGATTTTTGAAGGGCATGGGCTAATGCTAAATCTTTATCTATTTGGATGAGTCTTTGTAATTCCTTATTTTTTGTGCGTAGCTCCGCATTCATTCGACTGATGGATTGTAGAAGTTGCCAATAATGTTTGAAAACATAAAACCCAAACAATACCATCATCAAAATAAAACTATAATGGATGAGTCGAACCCCATAATCTAAAAATTCAAGATCTACTAAAATGTCGTGAAGTCCACCAACGACAATAAAAAGCAATCCTAAGGTTATGGTACGAAGATTTTTGTTTCCTTTGATTAAAACATAAACAGCAGAAAAAATGGCTACGACCCCTTCAACGGCAATCATCCACTCGTAATCACTTTCACTATTAAGGAAAGAAATTCCATCTTCAAAATTATTTACTAAGGATATAAAAAAAACAATTAAATGAAGAGCAGCGAGTATCTTAAATAAGTTCCGAAAAAATGGAGGAAAAATTCCAATTAGAAAAAGCAAAAGAGCAAAGGGAAAAAAAGCAAAATTTAGATAAGTAATAGGAACTATCAAATAAGAAAACTGACTTAAGGAAAAACCAACAAACCCATTCAAAACTTCAATAAGGGAAGCGGAAAATAATAGAATCGAAAAATTAAAAAATATAATTTCTCTTTTCCTTAAAAAATAAAATCCAAAAAAGATAAAAGAAAGAATTAACAAAATGGGAGCAAAAAAAGTTTCAGAAAAATTATCTAAAAACAAATCCACTAAGGCTTGAGAGTGATCTTTGAAATAAACTTCGCGATCCATTCCAATAAAACTTTTGTATCTTGAACGAAATTGAAAGATGAGAGAACCCGAGGGATTTTGTTTGAGAGGAATGATGTAAGGAAAAATATGATCCTGTAGTTTTGATTCAAAGATCAATTCTTCTCCTTGAAAAAGTTTAAACTGTTCTAAACCAATCCCAATGGAAAGGACAGGGCTTTTGAGTTGCCTAACAAACTGATCACTAAATTTGATATATAAAAACTGATTTTCTTTCGGGTACAGGCCTAATTGGTTTGGTGCTAATTTTTGCCAAACCTGGTTTGGAATCGAATTTGGGTCGCTAATTTCCTCTGATGACCAAAAGTAAAACCGATCCAAAAGGTAAACGGATTGTTGGAATTTCTCATCTGCTTTGGTTTCCGAATGTAGATCCAAACACCCGCAAAATAAAATCACAAACCCTAAATAAAGAACAAACTGTAAGAGAATATGAATCGATTTATATGATTTGACTTCTTTCAAAATTTGATTCCTATAGGATTAGCATGATACGTTCAATGAATCGCAATCGATTCCTATCATTTTTTTACCCACTCACCTTTCTATTATCGTCTCTTACCGGTCTTGTGGCCCAAGAGAAAACTCCCCAAGAACAATTCGTGGAAGACAAACTGGAATGTTATTCCCTCGCCACGGAAATTGACGGGCAAGAATACCAGAAATCTTTGAAATGTATTTCTAAAGATTCCATCTGTTACATTATCCAAGGTTTTGCGATGAGTTGTATCCCTCGTACAGGAAGGTATCCTGCCGAGTTGCCCAATCTAACCCCAAAACCGACTCAACCATAATCGTATAACAGGAGATTTATGAAAATCAAAACAAAAATCAGTGAAATGCTGAAAATTGATCTACCGATCATCGCAGCACCCATGTTCCTCGTCTCCTATCCGGAGTTAGTGGTCGCAGTATCGGAAGCCGGCGGAATTGGATGTTTTCCTTCCCTGAACTACAGAACCCCAGAACAGCTTCGGGAGGGTATCTTGGAAATTCGCTCCAAAACCAAAAAACCAATCGGTGTCAATTTAATCCTACACAAAGAACATAACCCCAATTGGGCCAAACAATTCGAAGTGGTTATGGATTTAAAAGTAGAACTTATCATTACAAGTCTTGGAACTCCACGAACCATTGCGAAAGAAATCAAATCCAATGGATCCACTTTGTTTTGTGATGTGACCACACTGAAACATGCGAACATCGTAGCAAAGTCCGGAGCAGATGCACTCATTGCAGTATCACAAGGTGCAGGTGGACATGCCGGTGCCATCACTCCTTTTGCTCTCATTCCTTATTTAAAAAAAGAAGTAGGTTTACCGGTGATTGCCGCTGGTGCCATCTCTACCGGTTCACAAATGGCCGCAGCTCTTTCATTAGGGGCAGATGCGGTTTATATCGGAACTCGATTTATTGCTACACCAGAATCAAAAGCACAGAATGAATACAAACAAATGTTAATTGATTCTAGTCCTGATGAAATTGTTTATACAGAAAAAATCTCAGGAATCCCAGCCAATTGGCTGTCAAAATCTGTGGAACGATCTCCAGAAATTTTAGAAGATGGCCCGAAAAAAATCGCCGCTGGTCATGCTGGTGGGGAAAAAGCCATTGAACAAGAATACAAACGTTGGAGAGATATTTGGTCTGCTGGACAAGGTGTAGCACAGATCGAAAAAGTAAAACCAGCAGGTGAAATTGTAAAAGAAATTGCCAGTGAGTATTTAGAGACGGTAAACAACCTTCCTCGCTAAACAAAGATCATGCGAATCGGTTAGATCGACCGGTTCGCATTAGGAAGCCTTAAAACTGATTTAAAATTTTTTTCGGTTCTCTAAGCAAAATCATCCAATTCAAAATTGAATTAACAATCTATAATTTTCGAACAGCTTCGATCATTCCTTTCGTATCTAAATAATCATTCGATTTATAAATCATTTTCCCATCTGCATCTAATATTAAAAAGAAAGGTAATCCTATTTTTAATTCAGGATAATTGGGATTGTTTGCAAACTCTTCAAAAATGGGATCTGTATCGTAAACCTTCCAAAGGACTGCTTTGTTTTTAAAGGTTTCATTCCATTCCTTATGGGTGAGAGTTAGTTTTTGAAACT from Leptospira noumeaensis includes:
- a CDS encoding adhesin OmpL37 family surface protein; protein product: MKRFSVILLLFLTAIGEMTPDQSSSKATQLIRVSYGLKDNYEFLRILNSTISNRGTEDQKKYFKRCVQHHIESEILHLQMDLGRSYSELRRTQSLLIQLYILVLEDEIEELEIELGRLARFANGKEKTETKLYLRLGYREIAVAKQKLLVGKNIRPYLYLMKLQELAYSLKSLKQAEKYIVLLGLLHDSIGDFDKETRTFTEMVHEVNRIIFNDREKYLRLLYDSNFDSYGSLDYYELIWKQPDLHELASGIPGFDPSYVRNPEEATPPKFQ
- a CDS encoding zinc-binding dehydrogenase, with the protein product MKAAVLPQGSRSLEIQELDLPPLLPNQVKIKVKACGICGSDIHLVLHGKMKASYTPCVPGHETSGVVEEVGEQTTKFKKGDRVVVSAGTSCGKCKHCLVGRENLCEEIGVLGFNQRGGFAEYLQIEERYLHHLPEGIPFTEGAILADAVSTPYHAVKYQGEIKPGDTVAIIGCGGLGIHGVAIAKALGAGRIFAVDIDSGSLENAKAYGADELILVEKNMQVGKVLKEKSGGIDLLCDFSGYMPNIENSVRAMNRGGRIVLVGIGRNKLEIPMPFFLIERQIRITGSYGSDRRAIPELIQLYQDKKLSLTKSISGVHKLEDTNEYLHALEEKKGNPIRFIINPEL
- a CDS encoding PP2C family protein-serine/threonine phosphatase, which gives rise to MKEVKSYKSIHILLQFVLYLGFVILFCGCLDLHSETKADEKFQQSVYLLDRFYFWSSEEISDPNSIPNQVWQKLAPNQLGLYPKENQFLYIKFSDQFVRQLKSPVLSIGIGLEQFKLFQGEELIFESKLQDHIFPYIIPLKQNPSGSLIFQFRSRYKSFIGMDREVYFKDHSQALVDLFLDNFSETFFAPILLILSFIFFGFYFLRKREIIFFNFSILLFSASLIEVLNGFVGFSLSQFSYLIVPITYLNFAFFPFALLLFLIGIFPPFFRNLFKILAALHLIVFFISLVNNFEDGISFLNSESDYEWMIAVEGVVAIFSAVYVLIKGNKNLRTITLGLLFIVVGGLHDILVDLEFLDYGVRLIHYSFILMMVLFGFYVFKHYWQLLQSISRMNAELRTKNKELQRLIQIDKDLALAHALQKSLLSSKYNEDDRIRIIGFSQNLESVGGDYFDHTKDSMGNWAILMADVSGHGISSAMVAAMSKMAFVGASAYLQFPSRVFHSMNRHLVGKTKNLFITASYVFIDTESYTATFSNAGHPGFFLIRNSESNIIHLNVKGKPLGLFSHLPYAEETVTLQPGDKILLYTDGIFDLLNEAGDSFGEEKLKSLLWDNRYQKFQDLAKVIQDSLFKFSVGWKYQMDDLSFLLLEIK
- a CDS encoding NAD(P)H-dependent flavin oxidoreductase: MKIKTKISEMLKIDLPIIAAPMFLVSYPELVVAVSEAGGIGCFPSLNYRTPEQLREGILEIRSKTKKPIGVNLILHKEHNPNWAKQFEVVMDLKVELIITSLGTPRTIAKEIKSNGSTLFCDVTTLKHANIVAKSGADALIAVSQGAGGHAGAITPFALIPYLKKEVGLPVIAAGAISTGSQMAAALSLGADAVYIGTRFIATPESKAQNEYKQMLIDSSPDEIVYTEKISGIPANWLSKSVERSPEILEDGPKKIAAGHAGGEKAIEQEYKRWRDIWSAGQGVAQIEKVKPAGEIVKEIASEYLETVNNLPR